One genomic window of Borreliella garinii includes the following:
- a CDS encoding Na+/H+ antiporter NhaC family protein produces the protein MENIEVRGQPNFFGLVPFFVFIIMYLGTGIYLGVIGVEMAFYQLPASVAMFFASIVCFLAFKGKFSDKIHIFIKGAAQYDIILMCLIFMLSGAFSFLCKEIGCVETVANLGIKYINPNWIVSGIFFITCFLSFSAGTSVGSIVAIAPIAFNIAVKSNINPNLIAASVMCGAMFGDNLSLISDTTIVSSRTQGSNILDVFISSSFYAFPSAILTFFSFFFLSENLLNTTNFLHEGSIDLVKTVPYLIIIFFSLAGMNVFLVLFWGIFFICLISVFYENLHLLDVMKNINKGFLNMADLIFLSILTGGVSFTVIHNGGFKWLFIKLKSLIRGKSSAEFSIGAFVSIVDMFLANNTIAILICGKVAKKIAFENNISFQRSASILDMFSCIFQGIIPYGAQMIILVGFSNGLVSPISVLPFLIYFGFLLFFVILSILGIDIKKVFLYFLKK, from the coding sequence ATGGAAAATATTGAAGTAAGAGGTCAGCCAAATTTTTTTGGACTCGTTCCTTTTTTTGTTTTTATTATTATGTATTTAGGCACAGGGATTTATTTGGGGGTTATTGGGGTAGAAATGGCCTTTTATCAACTACCGGCCAGTGTTGCAATGTTTTTTGCTTCTATTGTTTGTTTTTTAGCTTTTAAAGGAAAATTTTCTGACAAAATTCACATATTTATTAAAGGAGCTGCTCAGTATGACATTATACTAATGTGTCTTATTTTTATGCTTTCGGGGGCTTTCTCTTTTCTTTGCAAAGAAATAGGCTGTGTTGAAACTGTAGCAAATTTAGGGATTAAGTATATTAATCCTAATTGGATTGTTTCTGGTATATTTTTTATAACTTGCTTTCTCTCTTTTTCTGCTGGTACTTCTGTTGGATCTATTGTTGCAATTGCTCCTATTGCTTTTAATATTGCTGTTAAAAGCAATATTAATCCAAATTTAATAGCAGCATCTGTAATGTGTGGGGCTATGTTTGGAGATAATCTTTCTTTAATATCAGATACAACTATTGTTTCTAGTCGAACTCAAGGCAGTAATATCTTAGATGTTTTTATTAGCAGTAGTTTTTATGCTTTTCCATCTGCTATACTAACTTTTTTTTCTTTTTTCTTTCTTTCTGAAAATTTGCTTAATACTACAAACTTTTTACATGAAGGTTCAATAGATTTGGTAAAAACTGTGCCTTATTTAATAATTATATTTTTTTCTTTGGCTGGGATGAATGTTTTTTTAGTTCTTTTTTGGGGAATTTTTTTTATATGCCTTATTAGTGTTTTTTATGAGAATTTACACCTTTTGGATGTAATGAAAAACATTAATAAAGGGTTTTTAAATATGGCAGATTTAATTTTTCTCTCAATTTTAACAGGGGGAGTGTCTTTTACTGTTATTCATAATGGAGGCTTTAAATGGTTGTTTATTAAATTGAAATCTTTAATTAGAGGGAAAAGTTCAGCTGAATTTTCTATTGGGGCTTTTGTTTCAATAGTTGATATGTTTCTTGCTAATAACACAATTGCCATACTTATTTGCGGTAAAGTAGCAAAAAAGATAGCTTTTGAAAATAATATTAGCTTTCAAAGAAGTGCTTCTATTTTAGATATGTTCTCTTGTATTTTTCAGGGCATTATTCCTTATGGTGCTCAAATGATTATTCTAGTAGGCTTTTCAAATGGGCTTGTATCGCCAATTAGCGTTTTACCATTTTTAATTTATTTTGGATTTTTATTGTTTTTTGTTATTTTATCTATTTTGGGAATTGATATAAAAAAAGTTTTTTTATATTTTTTAAAAAAATAA
- the zwf gene encoding glucose-6-phosphate dehydrogenase, whose product MKEKSVSNFDIVIFGVTGNLSRKKLIPSLFNLFKKKCISNFRIIGFSRKIFTDKEFRLYIKDSLWQEETDSLIEIFLNFFIYVFGDFNENEPYIKLFKFLDKSRETIYYLSTSPTFYGPIINNLKKHFVSERLTLSKIVLEKPFGSSLETAKKLNSLLYSAFREDQIYRIDHYLGKETVQNIFTFRFGNSIFENIWNNRYVDFVQITVAEELGLDGRAEYYDSVGALKDMVQNHILQLLSLVAMESPIKFDSEFIHDEKVKVLKSLRKINKEDIKNCIVKGQYIGSQVQGVFKKGYKDETESLGNSNTETYLAMKVFINNWRWSGVPFYLRTGKGLARKFSEIYIQFKKPSFTLFNNSSVDFSNALIFRIQPRDGIEIKFNTKKPGYNYEIQTANMEFSYYGTFKRLFDEAYERLLLDAFLGDGTLYATSDEIESSWEFVSDIANKWEDIEIFNYFYGSEGPKEIDSILEKDHFWRKI is encoded by the coding sequence ATGAAAGAAAAAAGTGTTTCTAATTTTGATATTGTAATTTTTGGAGTTACTGGGAATTTGTCTAGGAAAAAACTTATTCCTTCACTTTTTAACTTGTTTAAAAAAAAATGTATTAGTAATTTTAGGATTATTGGTTTTTCTCGTAAAATTTTTACAGATAAAGAATTTAGATTGTATATTAAAGATTCTTTATGGCAGGAAGAGACCGATTCTTTGATTGAAATTTTTTTAAATTTCTTTATTTATGTATTTGGTGATTTTAATGAAAATGAGCCTTATATAAAACTATTTAAATTTTTAGATAAAAGTAGAGAAACAATATATTATCTTTCGACGTCTCCTACATTTTATGGCCCAATAATTAATAATTTAAAAAAACATTTTGTAAGTGAAAGATTGACTTTATCAAAAATAGTTCTTGAAAAGCCTTTTGGTTCTAGTCTTGAGACAGCAAAAAAATTAAATAGTTTACTTTACTCTGCTTTTAGAGAAGATCAAATTTATAGAATAGATCACTATTTAGGTAAAGAGACAGTTCAAAATATTTTTACATTTAGATTCGGCAATTCTATTTTTGAAAATATTTGGAATAATCGTTATGTAGATTTTGTTCAGATTACGGTTGCAGAAGAATTAGGCCTTGATGGAAGGGCTGAGTATTATGATTCTGTTGGTGCTTTGAAGGATATGGTTCAAAACCATATTTTACAATTGTTAAGTCTTGTTGCAATGGAGTCTCCTATTAAATTTGATTCTGAGTTTATTCATGATGAGAAAGTAAAAGTTTTAAAAAGTTTGAGGAAAATTAACAAAGAGGATATTAAGAATTGTATTGTTAAGGGACAATATATAGGTTCACAAGTTCAAGGGGTTTTTAAAAAAGGCTATAAAGATGAAACAGAATCTTTGGGGAATTCAAATACTGAGACTTATTTAGCTATGAAAGTGTTTATTAATAATTGGCGCTGGTCTGGTGTTCCTTTTTATCTTAGAACCGGCAAAGGTCTTGCTAGAAAATTTTCAGAAATATATATTCAATTTAAAAAACCAAGCTTTACTCTTTTTAACAATAGCTCTGTTGATTTTTCTAATGCCTTAATATTTAGGATTCAACCAAGAGATGGAATTGAAATTAAATTCAATACCAAGAAGCCTGGATATAATTATGAAATTCAAACTGCTAATATGGAATTTTCATATTACGGGACATTTAAAAGATTGTTTGATGAGGCTTATGAGCGTTTATTGTTAGATGCTTTCTTAGGAGATGGCACTTTGTACGCAACAAGTGATGAGATTGAAAGTTCTTGGGAATTCGTTTCAGATATTGCAAATAAATGGGAAGATATTGAAATTTTTAATTATTTTTATGGATCTGAAGGACCAAAAGAAATAGATTCTATTTTAGAAAAAGATCATTTTTGGCGTAAAATTTAA
- a CDS encoding nicotinate phosphoribosyltransferase produces MKNLSLFTDFYEISMMNAYFTKGINPKAKFEVFFRKTPFKNGYIVLAGMNTLINELKNICFNENQLKYLKSLNILDKQFLNFLREFKLNIKISSIEEGRLVFPYTPVAVIEGHLIELLLIEGLVLNIINFESLIATKTARIKESGAKILAELGLRRAQGINGALSASKAAYIGGADFTSNMLAGYKYNIPVIGTMAHSWVMSFESEEQAFREYAKTYPNKVSLLIDTYDTLNSGLKNAIKIFKELKQGEKNNFSIRIDSGDLEYLSKEARKELNRNGLNHVKIIASNELDENIIMYLNSINAPIDIWGVGTNLVTAKGDPNLSGVYKMISIEKNGKFIPKMKISNNIEKSTLPDQKEVARIYLNGQMIFDFIFLKEEKDKIKDHLNLRKEFTIFHPIQENVFKIIKQYDDFEFLIHTVLENGKLCKGYESSLNNIRNKTKLDLGKLEHTYRRIINPHIYKVSISKNLRKLRNKLIKDNKSN; encoded by the coding sequence ATGAAAAATCTATCACTATTCACAGATTTTTATGAAATTTCAATGATGAATGCTTATTTTACAAAAGGTATTAACCCTAAAGCAAAATTTGAGGTTTTTTTTAGAAAAACACCGTTTAAAAATGGCTATATTGTTTTAGCTGGAATGAATACATTAATTAATGAATTAAAAAATATTTGTTTCAATGAAAATCAACTTAAATATTTAAAAAGCTTGAATATATTGGATAAGCAATTTTTAAACTTTCTCAGAGAATTTAAACTAAACATAAAAATAAGCTCAATAGAAGAAGGTCGCCTAGTCTTCCCCTATACCCCAGTAGCTGTGATTGAAGGGCATCTAATAGAATTACTATTAATAGAAGGACTAGTTTTAAATATAATAAACTTTGAAAGTTTAATAGCAACAAAAACCGCCAGAATAAAAGAATCTGGTGCAAAAATTTTAGCAGAACTTGGATTAAGAAGAGCACAAGGAATAAATGGCGCACTCTCTGCTAGCAAAGCCGCCTACATAGGGGGAGCAGACTTTACAAGTAATATGCTTGCTGGGTATAAATACAATATACCAGTCATAGGAACAATGGCCCATAGCTGGGTAATGAGTTTTGAAAGCGAAGAACAAGCATTTAGAGAATATGCAAAGACATATCCAAACAAAGTAAGTTTACTAATTGATACTTATGACACGCTTAATAGTGGATTAAAAAATGCCATTAAGATATTTAAGGAGCTAAAACAAGGGGAAAAAAATAATTTTTCAATAAGAATTGACAGTGGAGATCTTGAATATTTAAGCAAAGAGGCAAGAAAAGAATTAAACCGAAATGGATTAAATCACGTAAAAATTATTGCATCTAATGAGCTTGACGAAAATATTATCATGTACTTAAATTCAATAAATGCTCCAATTGATATTTGGGGCGTTGGAACAAATCTAGTTACAGCAAAAGGAGATCCAAATCTTTCAGGGGTATATAAAATGATCTCTATAGAAAAAAATGGAAAATTTATACCAAAAATGAAAATATCAAATAACATAGAAAAATCAACATTACCTGACCAAAAAGAAGTTGCAAGAATCTATTTAAATGGTCAAATGATCTTTGATTTTATATTTTTAAAAGAAGAAAAAGATAAAATCAAAGATCATCTAAACTTAAGAAAAGAATTTACCATTTTTCATCCAATACAAGAGAATGTTTTCAAAATTATCAAACAATATGACGATTTTGAATTTTTAATTCACACTGTCTTAGAAAATGGAAAACTGTGCAAAGGCTATGAATCTAGTTTAAACAACATTAGAAATAAAACGAAGCTTGACTTAGGTAAGCTTGAACATACTTACAGAAGAATAATTAATCCCCATATATATAAAGTGAGTATAAGTAAAAACTTAAGAAAGTTAAGAAACAAACTCATAAAAGATAATAAAAGTAATTAA
- a CDS encoding exodeoxyribonuclease V subunit gamma — translation MNIYKTNKVNKIYNKIKELTQKDNIFKKETLIIVKNDLLKEEIKKTIARLNEISYNLNIKKNAVKNIYEISLKNPNIKKYIEKNTFSFYLETEKFILYNILKTEKLKYIKDFKSAKNRYFFASKIIDLFHHYYSKFSKLIETWEDDGFLFQEENLKPYENMQKELFKKLFEKQKNILNLHKKIIQEKPTKNIEIEIKKIIFIGNNREIEKKILNSLEKIFDFEVHVLIFEDFLNYKSTLIEELLLTKAKTNPIKYKALEKVDIELFKGENFLTSIKNNIIKGTPLSKLDDSFKIIEAKNQKREVEILVNQIVHSMQKNNLKLSEIAITSLQESFNEYLPYIEECLNKYEIEYSVLSYNNLSKGESIIALKRLMDLFISKNEKISNFSRKEVFNLLSNNKVMKKFNISTSELNYLIEFSDAMNISFGANSTHKENLKYDQNFLNSWEDGFNRFLMSEIFDEKYEDETPKESIRFQDQESIIKLITIVKSLYEDINYFKNKTYKVYEWAEIIEIFIQKYIDLEEFNITDEYLRNKIKSFKNFPKDFNDNLYKNYLKEINEIKIEFYLFKIMLEESLEKEKYGIMYKKNGILIANYKEIEYLQKKEIHFLGFQKFNSKINYDNMNLLNEYYEYNNTEKEAITALFNLIFATSEKFYLYCSFQNNLNPELNISKTINKILEHIQKYEKNFQIEKHPNENHDLAYFKDVKENYLINYDLEAFNIAKILQNSKPIKFKQNKIQLEGPIKLNLYELKSALSNPYKHFYEKTLNVKIQDIRLENEIKEKQEEQIFSAIDIIYRLIKNSILLHEYIMGKKDNENKAIEIIKNQIRYEIQQGSIPFNIDQKTLVNNIFTKINKLKYNAAETLKNLSIMKEAKIKFCQTIKLNFQKKYIEFELKKDIENLYKIENDYFYLNFVKKDYCSIPDKIKNEIDLYITGLLIKKEIQNFNSLTEIKINLESLSAKTTILYHNEEIIIDDIENILMQFAYISSYPTPIYQSSIIKILTKINQNNFSNCFKNLIKMQIKNPSKAYFTSKSHERFLKTSEITLCDYYNRFKDTHDLKLDKNLLILIEKFYIKFARTKN, via the coding sequence GTGAATATATATAAAACTAATAAAGTAAATAAAATTTATAATAAAATCAAAGAATTAACTCAAAAAGACAATATTTTTAAAAAAGAAACACTCATCATAGTAAAAAATGATCTTTTAAAAGAAGAAATTAAAAAAACCATAGCAAGGCTAAATGAGATTTCTTATAATCTAAATATTAAAAAAAATGCTGTAAAAAACATATATGAAATTTCTTTAAAAAATCCCAATATAAAAAAATACATAGAAAAGAACACTTTTTCATTTTATTTGGAAACAGAAAAATTCATTTTATATAACATATTAAAAACTGAAAAACTAAAATACATAAAAGATTTCAAATCAGCAAAGAATAGGTACTTTTTTGCATCAAAAATAATAGATTTATTCCACCATTATTACTCAAAATTTTCAAAATTAATTGAAACCTGGGAAGACGATGGATTTTTATTCCAAGAAGAAAATTTAAAACCCTACGAGAATATGCAAAAAGAACTATTCAAAAAGCTCTTTGAAAAGCAAAAAAATATTTTAAACTTACATAAAAAAATAATTCAGGAAAAACCAACAAAAAATATAGAAATTGAAATTAAAAAAATAATATTTATTGGCAATAATAGAGAGATTGAAAAAAAAATTCTTAACTCTTTAGAAAAAATTTTTGATTTTGAAGTGCATGTATTAATTTTTGAAGATTTTCTCAACTATAAATCTACTCTTATTGAAGAATTATTGTTAACAAAAGCAAAAACCAATCCAATAAAATATAAGGCTTTAGAAAAAGTAGATATTGAATTATTCAAAGGTGAAAATTTTTTAACAAGCATTAAAAATAACATTATAAAAGGAACTCCGCTTTCAAAATTAGACGATAGCTTTAAAATAATAGAAGCTAAAAATCAAAAACGTGAAGTAGAAATTTTAGTCAATCAAATTGTACACTCAATGCAAAAAAATAACCTAAAATTAAGCGAAATAGCAATAACTTCTTTGCAAGAAAGCTTTAATGAATATTTGCCATATATAGAAGAGTGCCTAAATAAATATGAGATTGAATATAGTGTTCTATCTTATAATAATTTGTCAAAAGGAGAAAGTATAATAGCCTTAAAAAGGCTAATGGATCTTTTTATATCAAAAAACGAAAAAATTAGCAATTTCAGCAGAAAAGAAGTATTCAATCTGCTAAGTAATAATAAAGTAATGAAGAAATTTAACATATCAACATCTGAATTAAACTATTTAATAGAATTTAGCGATGCAATGAACATTAGTTTTGGTGCAAACAGCACTCACAAAGAAAATTTAAAATATGATCAAAACTTTTTAAACTCATGGGAAGACGGATTTAATCGATTTTTAATGTCTGAAATATTTGACGAAAAATACGAAGATGAAACTCCAAAAGAAAGCATAAGATTTCAAGATCAAGAATCAATAATAAAACTTATAACAATAGTAAAAAGTTTGTACGAAGATATAAACTATTTTAAAAATAAAACATATAAAGTATATGAATGGGCAGAAATAATAGAAATTTTTATTCAAAAATATATTGATCTTGAAGAATTTAATATAACTGATGAATATTTAAGAAATAAAATAAAATCCTTTAAAAATTTCCCCAAAGATTTTAATGACAATCTTTACAAAAACTATTTAAAAGAAATTAATGAAATAAAAATTGAATTTTATCTTTTTAAGATTATGCTTGAAGAAAGTCTTGAAAAAGAAAAATATGGAATAATGTATAAAAAAAATGGAATACTAATTGCCAATTACAAAGAAATAGAATATCTTCAAAAAAAAGAAATTCATTTTTTGGGATTTCAAAAATTCAACTCCAAGATAAATTATGATAATATGAATTTATTAAATGAATACTATGAATATAATAACACTGAAAAAGAGGCAATCACAGCTCTTTTTAATTTAATTTTTGCAACATCAGAAAAATTTTACCTTTACTGCTCATTTCAAAACAATCTAAACCCAGAGCTTAATATATCAAAAACAATAAATAAAATACTTGAACACATACAAAAATATGAAAAAAATTTTCAAATAGAAAAGCATCCAAATGAAAACCATGATCTAGCATACTTTAAAGATGTAAAAGAAAATTATTTAATAAACTATGATTTAGAGGCCTTTAATATCGCAAAAATACTACAAAATTCTAAACCAATTAAGTTTAAGCAAAATAAAATTCAACTAGAAGGTCCAATTAAGTTAAATTTATACGAATTAAAAAGCGCCCTTTCTAATCCTTATAAACATTTTTATGAAAAAACTTTAAACGTTAAAATACAAGACATAAGATTAGAAAATGAAATAAAAGAAAAACAAGAAGAACAAATTTTCAGTGCTATCGATATTATTTACAGACTTATAAAAAATTCAATACTACTGCATGAATACATAATGGGGAAAAAAGATAATGAAAATAAAGCAATAGAAATTATTAAAAACCAGATTAGATATGAAATACAACAAGGAAGTATTCCTTTCAACATAGATCAAAAAACGCTTGTGAATAATATCTTTACAAAAATAAATAAATTAAAATATAATGCTGCTGAAACCCTTAAAAACCTTTCAATAATGAAAGAAGCCAAAATTAAATTTTGTCAAACAATAAAACTAAATTTTCAAAAAAAATATATAGAATTTGAATTAAAAAAAGATATTGAGAATCTATATAAAATCGAAAACGATTATTTTTATTTAAATTTTGTAAAAAAAGACTATTGCAGTATTCCGGATAAAATAAAAAATGAAATAGATTTATATATAACAGGATTGCTAATAAAAAAAGAAATACAAAATTTCAATTCATTAACAGAAATAAAAATTAATCTTGAAAGCTTATCTGCTAAAACAACTATTTTGTATCACAACGAAGAAATAATAATTGATGACATTGAAAATATACTTATGCAATTTGCATACATATCAAGCTATCCAACTCCAATTTACCAAAGCTCGATAATTAAAATTTTAACAAAAATAAATCAAAATAATTTTTCAAATTGCTTTAAGAATCTCATAAAAATGCAAATAAAAAACCCTTCCAAAGCCTATTTCACAAGCAAATCACACGAGAGATTCTTAAAAACTAGCGAAATAACACTATGTGATTACTATAACAGATTTAAAGACACTCATGATTTAAAGCTAGACAAAAATTTACTAATATTGATAGAAAAATTTTATATTAAATTCGCAAGGACAAAAAATTAA
- the recB gene encoding exodeoxyribonuclease V subunit beta gives MNKILEKVQNNTTILIEASAGTGKTHILENVVINLIKTKLYSINEILVLTFTNKATEEMHTRILKAIESAYFGSKTNEILKEAYEQSKKLFISTINKFALHALNNFQIETENYSKYKPKEKFSKEIDEIVYDFLRKSDSLIQALDIKDYELKVFKSDAKKTEEIALKIKKAYKRDTTQELGDWLKTQTSFENILLKKEELIKDYNKIIEDLDQMTSDEILSFYNKHIQTGKLEIEYSKENDIFKIAETLLKNKFFSTLIEKETKKNAKLLPKELKIKNDLIYLGINIKHEKYKSEDNRNKNRNNLKQYVILKVEYKILKYIEKELEKIIKSTNTIDQNYIISNLKNYLKSEDQKLLNAIKNRYKIVLIDEAQDLSLMQIEIFKILKTAGIKLIFIADPKQIIYSFRKADIAFYNKEIKNKIKTDARIVLKTNHRSSKKLIEPLNRIFNNIYNNAISDEIEKIEFTNSLSNQKNDNNNILINGQEIEGINIITTTTENEEDIYQKTALTIKYLLTYGAIVENNNIRNIEMQDIKVLCRGKNEINLIDKALKKEQIRTNKTQEKVLKTKEFNEIFYILKCLDRKQSFKNLNYILNSKILNVPWDLQKILIKQEKIQLIEEFIENITILLEKNEITLINAINKITLEKNLWIKIANSTKDPKIIEWAKNKINYKGLLIKEGKLENLKTYEIALEIISRIYHKEQNIQSLISTLESLIINEESEEIEEKANNINNDNESIELITIHKSKGLSMNIVFLVNTSPVENSNIFSKKNHFYKFYKDGNIEYDFFKLEENKKYARLKILSEEKNIFYVGATRAKFALFITKTNSITSKLLEIAKSFTIDNINHDFNIYQFISQKRLNKKKNNANVTTELIPPKPIIKNMFKKEYTSSFSSLTAHAHHTTFYENYDFKNTNYEKETDLDYETTLEEALPKGKDSGNILHAAMEEIVFSTAKDTFDNFKQINIEIIKKQIQKINSNLNTIEIQNSLTKMIYNILTYNIRAINTRLCDIEELQKEMEFLIKINPKVQKQKYLFENHFEDLHIKLSDGYLKGIVDLIFKANNKIYILDYKTNYLGKDKDDYNITNLENIIKKEYYDLQYKIYALGIKKILFKNKKEYNQKFGGIIYLFTRAFKDNIECLQSKVENGIYFDLPKFNDVDLDKIILELSIKRHL, from the coding sequence ATGAACAAAATCCTAGAAAAAGTTCAAAATAACACAACAATATTAATAGAAGCCTCGGCAGGCACTGGTAAAACCCACATACTTGAAAATGTGGTTATAAATTTAATTAAAACCAAACTATACTCCATAAATGAAATTTTGGTATTAACTTTTACAAACAAAGCCACAGAAGAAATGCACACAAGGATACTAAAAGCAATAGAAAGTGCTTATTTTGGCTCAAAAACAAATGAAATTTTAAAAGAAGCTTATGAGCAATCAAAAAAACTCTTTATATCAACAATCAATAAATTCGCACTACATGCCTTAAATAATTTTCAAATTGAAACAGAAAATTATTCCAAATATAAACCTAAAGAAAAATTTTCAAAAGAAATAGATGAAATAGTTTATGACTTTTTAAGAAAATCAGATAGCTTGATTCAAGCTCTTGATATCAAAGACTATGAACTTAAAGTATTTAAATCTGATGCTAAAAAAACAGAAGAAATTGCTCTTAAAATAAAAAAAGCTTACAAAAGGGATACAACTCAAGAGCTCGGAGATTGGCTTAAAACCCAAACATCATTTGAAAACATTCTTCTTAAAAAGGAAGAATTGATAAAAGATTATAACAAAATAATAGAAGACTTAGACCAAATGACATCAGATGAAATATTAAGTTTTTACAATAAACATATTCAAACTGGCAAACTTGAAATAGAATATTCTAAAGAAAACGACATATTCAAAATAGCAGAAACATTATTAAAAAATAAATTTTTTTCAACTCTAATAGAAAAAGAAACTAAAAAAAATGCTAAATTATTGCCTAAGGAACTTAAGATTAAAAATGATTTAATATATTTAGGAATTAATATTAAACATGAAAAATATAAATCAGAAGACAATAGAAATAAAAATAGAAATAATTTAAAGCAATATGTTATTTTAAAAGTTGAATACAAAATACTAAAATACATAGAAAAAGAACTAGAGAAGATTATTAAATCAACAAACACAATAGATCAAAATTACATAATTTCAAATTTAAAAAATTATTTAAAATCAGAAGATCAGAAACTTCTAAATGCAATTAAAAATCGATACAAAATCGTTTTAATTGATGAGGCTCAAGACCTAAGCTTGATGCAAATCGAAATATTTAAAATATTAAAAACAGCAGGAATAAAATTAATATTCATAGCTGATCCAAAACAGATAATATATTCCTTTAGAAAAGCAGACATTGCATTTTATAACAAAGAAATAAAAAATAAAATTAAAACAGATGCTAGAATTGTGCTAAAAACAAATCACAGATCAAGTAAAAAACTCATCGAACCTTTAAATAGAATTTTTAACAATATATACAATAATGCAATATCCGACGAAATTGAAAAAATTGAATTTACCAATTCACTTTCAAATCAAAAAAATGACAATAATAATATTTTAATCAATGGACAAGAAATAGAGGGAATCAATATAATAACCACAACTACCGAAAACGAAGAAGACATTTACCAAAAAACAGCATTAACAATAAAATACTTACTTACATATGGAGCAATTGTTGAGAACAATAATATTAGAAATATTGAAATGCAAGACATTAAAGTACTTTGTAGAGGGAAAAATGAAATCAATTTAATAGATAAAGCATTAAAAAAAGAGCAAATCCGAACAAACAAAACCCAAGAAAAAGTTTTAAAAACTAAAGAATTTAACGAAATTTTCTATATTCTTAAGTGCTTAGACCGAAAACAAAGTTTTAAAAACTTAAATTATATTCTAAACAGCAAAATATTAAATGTACCATGGGATTTGCAAAAAATTTTAATCAAACAAGAAAAAATTCAACTTATAGAAGAATTTATTGAAAATATAACGATTTTGCTTGAAAAAAATGAAATAACATTAATAAATGCAATCAATAAAATCACATTAGAAAAAAACTTGTGGATCAAAATTGCAAATAGCACTAAGGATCCAAAAATTATTGAATGGGCAAAAAATAAAATAAATTATAAAGGTCTTCTTATTAAAGAAGGCAAGCTTGAAAATTTAAAAACCTATGAAATAGCACTTGAGATAATCTCTAGAATATATCATAAAGAACAAAACATACAATCTCTAATCTCTACTTTAGAAAGTTTAATAATAAACGAAGAGTCTGAAGAAATAGAAGAAAAAGCAAATAATATAAATAATGATAATGAATCTATAGAGTTGATCACAATACACAAATCAAAAGGGCTTAGTATGAATATTGTATTCTTAGTAAATACATCTCCAGTAGAGAATAGCAATATTTTTTCAAAAAAAAATCATTTTTACAAATTTTATAAAGACGGAAACATTGAATATGATTTTTTTAAATTGGAAGAAAACAAAAAATATGCAAGACTAAAAATACTAAGTGAAGAAAAAAATATATTTTATGTGGGAGCAACAAGAGCTAAATTTGCTCTTTTTATTACAAAAACAAATAGCATAACTAGCAAATTATTAGAAATAGCAAAAAGTTTTACTATAGATAATATAAATCATGACTTTAACATATATCAATTTATTAGCCAAAAAAGATTAAATAAAAAAAAGAACAATGCAAATGTAACTACGGAATTAATTCCCCCAAAACCAATAATTAAAAACATGTTTAAAAAAGAATATACATCTAGTTTTTCAAGTTTAACAGCGCATGCTCATCATACAACATTTTACGAAAACTATGATTTTAAAAATACCAACTATGAAAAAGAAACTGATCTTGATTACGAAACTACACTAGAAGAGGCTCTACCTAAAGGAAAAGATAGCGGAAACATTTTGCATGCTGCCATGGAAGAAATAGTCTTTAGTACAGCAAAAGATACATTTGATAATTTTAAACAAATTAACATTGAAATTATTAAAAAACAAATACAAAAAATTAACTCAAACCTAAATACAATAGAAATACAAAATTCATTAACTAAAATGATTTACAACATACTAACTTATAATATAAGAGCAATTAATACTCGTCTGTGTGATATTGAAGAATTACAAAAAGAAATGGAATTTTTAATCAAAATAAATCCTAAAGTTCAAAAACAAAAATATCTTTTTGAAAACCACTTTGAAGATCTTCACATAAAACTAAGTGATGGATATTTAAAAGGAATAGTAGATCTCATATTTAAAGCTAATAATAAAATATACATCCTCGATTACAAAACAAACTACCTTGGAAAAGATAAAGATGATTATAATATAACCAATTTAGAAAATATAATAAAAAAAGAATATTATGATTTGCAATACAAAATATATGCACTTGGAATAAAAAAAATATTATTTAAAAACAAAAAAGAATATAATCAAAAATTTGGCGGAATAATATATCTTTTTACAAGAGCATTTAAAGACAATATTGAATGCTTGCAATCAAAAGTTGAAAATGGCATTTATTTTGATCTTCCAAAATTCAATGACGTAGATTTAGATAAAATTATCTTAGAATTAAGTATTAAAAGGCACTTATGA